The DNA segment TTTCGGTATTTAATAAATATTCCCCCTTTGCTGATGGAGTATTCCGCTTCGTGATACATACTTTAAAACGATAGTGTTGGGAACATTGGTAATGGGAAGAACGTTACCATATTTAGGAACAGCCTTTGTGTTTGGCCAGTAGGGTAATCACCATAATTATTAATGAGTTGTATGCGGAAGTGAAagctatataaaatttacaatcaCATCCGTACTTACATTACATACTTCGCCAAACAATAGGAGGAAAGGATGGGAAATGTAATGAACTGATCTTTGATTGAATATATTACTTATTCTTTTGTGGAGTTATAAAACAGATAAAAGGTAATCAAATAATATAATAAGGATATTATCTGGTTTATCAAGTCTTTTTAAGTAATACATAGCATAGAACCaaaagtttatttcatatatactTAAAGTATCAGACATAGGCTTTTATATGGCATTAAAACATAATGCAAAAATGTGGAAAATTcttaaagttacataaaataataatggaaTCAGGCTTGAAATTGACAATTcacttatttattcttttgtgTAGTGGTTTCCACACCGTTTATTATCATAACTACATCAAAGGCTGAGAATTAATGTACTTCTATTTCAGATGAGGAATATAAGTCACGTGAACGATACATTGCTTGCTCAGTCACAGAAAGAAGTGTTCACACATCTGTTGCCGGTGATCGTGTGTATGGCAGTCGTCGGTGTCGTCGGAATACTTGGAAACATCTTTGCTTTCATCTTCTACGCTTTCAAAGTCAAACGTACCGCCTGTACCGTGCAGATAGCTTGCCTCTCGGCTGTGGACTTCCTCGTTTGCGTTATGATCATCCCTAACATTGTTGAAATGGCCGTCAATGTGAAATATGATCAACCTTTTCTCTGTAAACTGACCCACTTTTTAGGATTATGGACGATCGGAAGTTCTTGTTTTATACTGTGGCTTATAGCACTGGACAGACACAGAAAAATATGCAAGCCGTTTGCTAAGCAGATGACGGTAAAGTCAACTGTGCGCGCTATTGTAGGATTGTTGGTTTTAGTATTTCTCCTGTCTGTGAGAAATTTCGCCATTTTTGACTGTATCGAAATAGATGTCCAGATTTCGGGCAGCAATGAAACGGTCAGAGGCCGATACTGCACGACAAGGGCCGATTCTGGATATAAACTTAGTGTTTCGATATTTCATGGCGTTGACTTTCTTATAAGTTTGATGATTTGGCTTACAGTAATTGTTACATACACGCACGTACTTTGCACACTGTTTAGAATGAGACGCACATTTTCGCAAGACAAAAAGGCCAGTGGGGAGAACGACGCGCGCAGCGCAACGGAGAGAAACATCACATACATGATGCTTACAGTTTCCCTTGTATTCGTACTGTGTTTCTTCCCGTACTATGTAATCAAAGTGGTAATGAGACTGGCTTTGAAAGCCGGGGAGGAGTTTGAAATGGCTGTGGGGGCACAATTTGCGCTGAGGCTCGTGTATTTCAACAGTGTTTTCAACCCAGTGGTGTATTGCTTCTTCAACCCACAATTCAGACATTATCTAAACAACTTGCTTTTCAGATGCTTCCGGTGTGGAAAGGACAATTATTGTGACACACAACATGAAACACAGTCTTCATTGGTCTGAAAATGCTAAATTTATAACTTTGAAAGGCTTTTCAACAGCTAGGTTTAACTCTCATAATTCTAGCACGTAATTGGCTGTTTCTGGCAGTTGTTTTTAACTGACCAATAGCAAGACAATAGTCTTAGACTGGTCTTCTAACTTGTGTGATAAATACCAGTCTAACTTCTAGTCAGTAATAAGACGCAGACGACTTCTCCAAAGGAGACGGCAGAAGGCAGAAAGTACGTTGCATTTAttgattaaacatttttcaaactgttttcCCTTTTGTAAATCAGACTGTTTGATAAGAATTCCATAAAATGATAAACGaacttttcttctttatttcaaagaaacaaatgtaagTTGTACATCTTGCAAAAGGCCTTTGTTTGTGATATAT comes from the Mercenaria mercenaria strain notata chromosome 9, MADL_Memer_1, whole genome shotgun sequence genome and includes:
- the LOC123547141 gene encoding neuropeptide CCHamide-2 receptor-like isoform X1 produces the protein MGNMRNISHVNDTLLAQSQKEVFTHLLPVIVCMAVVGVVGILGNIFAFIFYAFKVKRTACTVQIACLSAVDFLVCVMIIPNIVEMAVNVKYDQPFLCKLTHFLGLWTIGSSCFILWLIALDRHRKICKPFAKQMTVKSTVRAIVGLLVLVFLLSVRNFAIFDCIEIDVQISGSNETVRGRYCTTRADSGYKLSVSIFHGVDFLISLMIWLTVIVTYTHVLCTLFRMRRTFSQDKKASGENDARSATERNITYMMLTVSLVFVLCFFPYYVIKVVMRLALKAGEEFEMAVGAQFALRLVYFNSVFNPVVYCFFNPQFRHYLNNLLFRCFRCGKDNYCDTQHETQSSLV
- the LOC123547141 gene encoding neuropeptide CCHamide-2 receptor-like isoform X2, with the protein product MRNISHVNDTLLAQSQKEVFTHLLPVIVCMAVVGVVGILGNIFAFIFYAFKVKRTACTVQIACLSAVDFLVCVMIIPNIVEMAVNVKYDQPFLCKLTHFLGLWTIGSSCFILWLIALDRHRKICKPFAKQMTVKSTVRAIVGLLVLVFLLSVRNFAIFDCIEIDVQISGSNETVRGRYCTTRADSGYKLSVSIFHGVDFLISLMIWLTVIVTYTHVLCTLFRMRRTFSQDKKASGENDARSATERNITYMMLTVSLVFVLCFFPYYVIKVVMRLALKAGEEFEMAVGAQFALRLVYFNSVFNPVVYCFFNPQFRHYLNNLLFRCFRCGKDNYCDTQHETQSSLV